The genomic window GATTAATGTTTTTTCATTAATTTTCACTCCATTCGGAGTGAATTACGAACCACACGCATCGACATGGAGTGCAGCAGCCTTTTCTGTGGGGAAGAAAGTGAACGAACTTGCGGAGGCACCAACAGCCAATCGTGCTGCCAAGGGTGCGGGGATTGCAACCCGACTCCCGCGTGGGATGACGATTTCGGGTTCAGTAACATACTGGGGATCCAGCACAAGTTCGCGGAATGGGCCTTTGTAGAGCACTTCCACCATGGGCACCACCTCGATTTCGGGTGGGGCAAACGCTTCCAGCTGGGTTTCCCGCATGCCGATGCCGTTGCGAACGAAGCATGGATTCTCATCAAATTTTAACATTTGAATCGAAACAAAACCCGCATTGGCCAGCCAAGTGCTGGGTTCAGATTCCCATGGTACGTAGCGCACCTTACTTGCAGGTCCGGGTAGGTCAGGATCTTCACTTGGCTGATCGCCGGTCAGCACGTGCACAAAAATGCGACCATGGGGCTGCAACACTCGCCGGCATTCCTGCAGCAGATTGGTGCGATCATGATCACTCATCGGTAGATTGAATGTCCCCCGTAGCAGGATTTCTCCCACCGTCTGGTCGTCATGAGGCAATGTTTCGGGAACAGGTTCGTTCATCCGATGTTCCCAGATCACCTTCTGCGGTGCGGGCATCGAGCAAGTTGCTGCTGGCTTTTGCACAGCTTCTTCTGTCTGGCCTGCCCCACGGTGCTGAATGTCGCCATCGAACGTATAGACTTCCCAAAGATTCCCATCCGGATCGTGGGCCCAGAACTTGGTTTGCTTCGCGTAACAGCACTCCACGCCACTTTCCCGTTTGGTGGGCATTCCTGCCCGCTCCAGGCGTTCCTGCATTGCCACCAGAGTGGTGCTGTCGGGCATCCGAAATCCGACATGATTTAAGGCCCCACCTGAATTTACCTGGGTGGCAGGCTCCAGCGACAGCACCAGTGGGGGATTGTCGACCTCGAATTTGGCGTAATCCGCACGCACCTTGGCAGGTTCCTGCCCAAATAAGGTGCGAAAAAATGCCACCGATTGTGAAATATTTCTCACATTCATCGATAGATGAAAGCGTATTCCTGGTAGTTGATTCAATTCGATCATAGTGTTCACTCGAAATAGGTTTCCGTTTTGCCGTACTGTGCATATTTTTCTTTCAAATACCGGTGAAATTCTTCGTAATGCTTTGTGCGTTGTTCCCCACCGTCGGAAAGTGCATTGTAACTCAAATAAAGTTGTCTGCGCCAGCCGCCAGATGTATTCGGATCAGACCGATGTGGGGTAAAACCACCAAAAATTGCCATATCACCCGGTTCCAGTTCCAGCGGTACCGCACGCGATTCATCCACCATATTTGCAGGCAATTCGTGGTATTGTCCATCCTTTTCGGTCAGGCGGCCGTTGTGGTGGTACCCCGGGTAAACAATGGTGCAACCATTATCACGGTCGGCAGCTTCAAACGGGATCAATACTGTGAGGAATGAGGTCGGAAAATTGTCCCACGCAATCCAGTCCTGATGCAAACCGTAACCTTTCACCCCGGGAGGCTTGAAAATGAGCTTGTCTTTGAACAGGCAGGCAGGTTCCTGATACAGTTCACCCAGCACTGCCAGCAAACTGGGGTGGTAAGCCAGTTTTTTGCAGACTGGGCTGATATCGATTACCGGATCGAAAGTTTCGAAAGTGCATTCACCGGTAAAGACATTATTCTGCCAACGACAGCGAAGGTTATTGACCGATTGAAGTTGGGCATATTCACTGATCAGGCGATCTGCCTCCTGCTGAGCTCCAGCCATATCATCGGGAGATATCAGGTTGCGAATCAGGAGGTAACCATCCTGTAAATACTGATCTCGCATCGAGTCTGAAATCGTACTCGTTCTGTTCATTGGTGTTTGGCCTGAAAAAATGAGAATATGGGTGTTTTGGAACCAGGCAACGGAACCAGCAGGGCAATTGCAGCAAAACCCACTGCGATGATGGCTAATTGCTGCACGATCGGTGCGTATTGTCCGTACCAGGCATGGCCGGTGGCAAAAACCAACGGACCTGCCGCTGAAGCGAAAACGGTGATTAACTGGGCCAACCCCTGAATCTTACCCAGGTGGGCCAGCCCGAACGCTTGCCGCCAGACGGTGAAAAAAATGACGGTCTGGATACCACCTGCGATTCCCATCGCCACAGCATAGGCATAAACGTGGGTAAGCGTCGTTACATGGGGATAGCTGAACAAGGCACCTGCCTGTATGAGCAGGCCCACCGCCAACAGGATTCCAAGATGGACGCGACTGGCAAAATATCCACACAGCAGATTGGCCAACAGTCCCACACCAGGTGCTAAGGCAGTGATGGTCAAAAAGACCGATCGATCAAAACCACGCTCTGCAAGCAGGGATTGATTAAACAACGACATTCCTGCTGCTACCATGCCATAAAACGACGTTGCCAGTGCATAGACCCAGAAAGCGGGCGTTTTCATGGCCGCAAAAAGAGTATGACCAGTTGATGGTTCCGTGGCAGATTGCCTGGAACTTTGCGAAGAGGTGCGGATTACCAGGGTCGAAAAGAAAGCAAATCCGATCAGGCACCAGCCGATTCCCGCCCAGACTGTGTTCCAGGTGGCATGAAAACGATCAAAGATCAGTTTGATCACCCCAAATGCCAGCATAAAGCCAATGGCAACCAGAAAGGAATACCATCCAATCATTTTTCCCGGTCGGCTGCCACTGGACTTTCCCACCAGTGCCAGACTGACCACCGAAAGAGCACTTTGGCCAAACCCTCGGGTCAGTAGCACCAGCAGAAACAAGCCGGTGGGCACCAGCACAGTCTGCACCGACTGCAAAGATAAACTGGTCAATGAATAGAGTGGCAGAAAGCGACTGGGCGTGGGTAGCCCAGCCATCATCAGAACGATGACACCTAGTGCCAGTAATACAGTCGCCTGTACCCAGCGAATACCGCACCGATCGATCAGCCAGCCGACGGGAATACAAAATGCCGCACCGATGATGGTAGCCCAGAAGTTCAGGGCAGCAAATTCAATTTTTCCCAGCTTCAGGTGGGCCATCAGTGGTTCTGTAATCAACCCCAGGCCGTGCGTGCGGCCGGGCAACGTGGCCACCATGGCCAGTGCAGCAACAACGACCGCAAGCCAGGGTTTGATAACAGGTGCAGGTGAAGAGTGATCTGAAGTCATTTGTTAGAAATCACCCGAAACTTCCCCACCATTACGGGTGGACAATGCCCGCCAGGTAACAAGGTCAACACCGTCGCGGGCGAACCGAACGCTGCCATCACCTAACAGCAGATTCACCCCACCAGTGTGGCGACTGCGGGCTGCTTTATAGCCCACAGCGGTGTAGCCTGGTAATGTTGGATTGTTGGCAATGCAATCATAATTTCGGCTGTTGGGTGTGTAATAGTGGTTGTAACTGACCGCGCGGGGTTCGCCGGAAGCCCACATGAAGCCACGATGGTTGTAGCCATTCCAACTGAATGGTGCGATCGATGCACAATCCGCATCGCTGGGCAGAGTGCCGGTATAACCAAGATACTTATACACGGTTTTTTCATCTCCGGGATTAG from Zavarzinella sp. includes these protein-coding regions:
- a CDS encoding ArsI/CadI family heavy metal resistance metalloenzyme — encoded protein: MIELNQLPGIRFHLSMNVRNISQSVAFFRTLFGQEPAKVRADYAKFEVDNPPLVLSLEPATQVNSGGALNHVGFRMPDSTTLVAMQERLERAGMPTKRESGVECCYAKQTKFWAHDPDGNLWEVYTFDGDIQHRGAGQTEEAVQKPAATCSMPAPQKVIWEHRMNEPVPETLPHDDQTVGEILLRGTFNLPMSDHDRTNLLQECRRVLQPHGRIFVHVLTGDQPSEDPDLPGPASKVRYVPWESEPSTWLANAGFVSIQMLKFDENPCFVRNGIGMRETQLEAFAPPEIEVVPMVEVLYKGPFRELVLDPQYVTEPEIVIPRGSRVAIPAPLAARLAVGASASSFTFFPTEKAAALHVDACGS
- a CDS encoding phytanoyl-CoA dioxygenase family protein yields the protein MRDQYLQDGYLLIRNLISPDDMAGAQQEADRLISEYAQLQSVNNLRCRWQNNVFTGECTFETFDPVIDISPVCKKLAYHPSLLAVLGELYQEPACLFKDKLIFKPPGVKGYGLHQDWIAWDNFPTSFLTVLIPFEAADRDNGCTIVYPGYHHNGRLTEKDGQYHELPANMVDESRAVPLELEPGDMAIFGGFTPHRSDPNTSGGWRRQLYLSYNALSDGGEQRTKHYEEFHRYLKEKYAQYGKTETYFE
- a CDS encoding MFS transporter gives rise to the protein MTSDHSSPAPVIKPWLAVVVAALAMVATLPGRTHGLGLITEPLMAHLKLGKIEFAALNFWATIIGAAFCIPVGWLIDRCGIRWVQATVLLALGVIVLMMAGLPTPSRFLPLYSLTSLSLQSVQTVLVPTGLFLLVLLTRGFGQSALSVVSLALVGKSSGSRPGKMIGWYSFLVAIGFMLAFGVIKLIFDRFHATWNTVWAGIGWCLIGFAFFSTLVIRTSSQSSRQSATEPSTGHTLFAAMKTPAFWVYALATSFYGMVAAGMSLFNQSLLAERGFDRSVFLTITALAPGVGLLANLLCGYFASRVHLGILLAVGLLIQAGALFSYPHVTTLTHVYAYAVAMGIAGGIQTVIFFTVWRQAFGLAHLGKIQGLAQLITVFASAAGPLVFATGHAWYGQYAPIVQQLAIIAVGFAAIALLVPLPGSKTPIFSFFQAKHQ